The stretch of DNA GACGCTCGTGAGGTCGAACGTAAGAAGGTTGGCCTCCATAAGGCGCGCCGTCGTCCGCAGTACTCCAAGCGTTAACCGAGTTCTGTTGGGGGATCGTCTAGCGGTAGGACAGCGGACTCTGACTCCGCCAACCGTGGTTCGAATCCACGTCCCCCAGCCAATAAAATCAAGGCCTCCAGCGATGGGGGCCTTTTTCGTTTGCGGTCGTGGCACACTGGCGGCACCGTTGACCGCAATGGCGGTGAGTGCTCGTGGGGACTTCCCTTTCATGGTGCACGAGGATACGGTGACGGCGGTGGTGTTCCGCGAATTCCTCGAGCGGCTGATGGCGGGAGCCAAGCCACCCATTGTCCTGGTCATCGATGGCCATCCGATCCCTGATGCCAAGCGGGTCAAGGAATACGTCGACCAACAGCGGGGGAAATTCAAACTGATCGACCTGCCGCCTCATTCGCCGAGGCTGGATCCAGACGAACAGGAGTGAGGCGCCGCCAAATAGCGCGTGGTCAAACAACCGCCGGCGAACAAGGAGGAATTGAAACGATGCCTCGCCGCAGTATTGCGACGGCTCCGGAAGCTACCGAAGATCGTCGGCGGATTCTTCCGGCACGCAGCATGCCGTTATGCCGAAGCATGACGATCTTTTTTTGACGTTTGGTAAGTTAATTCTTGGGGTTTTTATGTTGCTCTTTCTTTCTAAGAAAATATTGATACTTGCCTTTGTCATTGTCGGCCTTGCTGGTGGATGTGCCCAGCACGTCGATGTCTCTTATAAGCCGGCCAACCTATCGAAAGGAACAGGCGAGCTTTACGTCAAGACCTTTGAATATCTTCCTGCTGCGGTGGGTGATGTCGGGCCCGATGAGGCTCAGCAGGATAAGTCTGGCATGGCATACACCTATTTGTCAGAAAATGTTGATGCGCTGTTCACGAATGCTGTGAAGAAGGATCTTGCTTTTTCCGGCTATATGGTATCGGACGGCAGCCCTCATAGCGTGTCTGGTGAAATCCGCCGCTTCAGCTTCGATTGGGTCGGCATGACCGGGATGAGGTTCGAAATCGCTGTTTCTTTCGTGGTTACGAAAAATGGAAAGGTCGTTTACTCGAACGTCGTTGAATCGACTCAGGAAGCACGCAAGGAGGGCTCCAAGTTGGAGGATCCCTCGAAACTGATTGGCCTCGCGATGGCCGATTGTATCGGACGATTCATAAGAGATGCCCAGAAGAAAGGTGCGCTCTAACTGGGGAAAAATCCGGGCGATTGTCGTAGCCGCCTTGTATCTTGTCATTGCCGCCGCCATGCGAGCCTTCGGTCATCGCTGAGGGAGTGCCGAGCGCCCAGGCCGTGAGGTGTCCTGACCGCTTAGCTATTTCCCTGCAAGACTTCACCGAGGGCATTTCAAGGAACCGAATGCACCGATTCGTGGTCAAATTGATGCGCCTATCCGCCGGTACCCTGCAAGGAGAGGATTCAGTCCCTTCGCCGCAGTGCCTTACGAAGGGAACTGTGGTATTTCTCGTCGAATCGGCGACGGGCTTGGTTCCGCATAAAAAGCCGAGGCAACCGGCTTCCACATTCATCGAGGTCGCCCGCCATGTTCGAAAATTTCTTCGCTCAGTTCAACGCTTATCTCGTGGGGCATCCTGCATTTCTGGCCAAACTGAAGTTTCTGTTCTGGTTGAAATATTGGATTCTGACCTTGTTGATGGCGATTTTCGTCTATCTTCTTTATAAGGAGCGGGGTGTCGATGGCGGCCCGCCTGGCCGGAAGCCCGATGCTTTGCAGGGTTATGAATCCTTCGAAGCCTGACGGCAGGGTCGGCCGGAGCGCGAAGGATCGGTAGGGTGCTCTTGATGCTGAGTTGACCGGTGGGCAAGTTTATGCTGCTTGCCCTTACTATTCCGATTGAAAGGCGAGTTTCCGCTTCCTCCGGCAATCCCTCCCGAAGCGGGTCCCGTTTTTGAACGTAAAGAACGAGGAGGATCGACCATGTTTGCGAAATCTTTTCTGCTACCGGCCGCCCTGCTGGGCGCATCCCAAGCTGCTTTGGCCACCCCTAATATGTACTGGGACCACATGCAGTCCGCTCTGAGCCAGGCCGAATGCGTAAGCCGTGGTGAGTCGCTCATGACCGCGCAGACGACCGGCAAGATCAGTAAGGATGCCGATTCGGTGCGCTCCTGGAACGATAAGACTCTGGCGGTGATCGAGTGCATTCGCATGGGTGATCACATGACCGTGATGGTGTTGGTGGGCAGCGACGATGCGGCCGCCGGAAGCAAATTGCTCGACAGCTTGAAAAAAGGCATGCAATAACCCTTCTCATCGCGGGGCGGTCGCGCCACCGCTCCGGCCCGACATTTAATTTACAGCGGGCCAGGTCGGGAGCGGTGGACTCCGTTACCCGGAATCCCGTGGTTCAGGCCCCGAACCCGCCGGCCGGCTCCGTGAGGCCGGTCTCGGCCAGGCATGTCCGTGCACGGCACAGCCGTAGCGTCGCTCCAGCCGGTGTCCTTGCCGCGAGTCGTGCAATGCCGCCTGAGCATCGCGAGCGGGATGAGGTGAGATGCCGCTTGACGTGGCGCCTTCGACCTCATAGCTTCTCTGCCGCAGGTGCCGGCGACGGCTCTTGCGGATATCGAAAGCAGAGGATAGGTGCCGGCGTCTTATACGTCTGCGCTTGTGTTGTGCTCATAAAAACTAGAACGCATTGGCTGAGGCTGAAAATGAAAAAGTGTGAAACCTGTGATCCATCGGGGGCGGAAACGAGCTGCGTCGTTATTGGAAAGCACCATAAGGACATTTCGTATACGAAGCGTGTCCTGGGGGTATTGCTGATTTATGTGCCCATCCTGACGCTGCCTTTCGTGTTATTTAGCGCCTATGTCAGTTATTTCCATCTGAAGCTGATGGGGGCTGAAAAAGTCAAGACGCTGAAGGATTATCTTCCGGATCGTAATAGTTATAGATATAACTATTCAAGCCAGATTGTAATGCAGCCTGGTTATAGGCTCAGTCCTACGCAGTCAAAGCTATTCTGGATACTCAATTGTACATGGTATTGTCCATTCAGCGTGGGGTTGTTCGAATGGCACGCGTATCTCGTGAAGCTGGTGGAGAACTGGTGGTGCCCGTTCCATCATGAAAGAAAGGAGTCGCATTATCGGGAAGGCGCGATTGATCGCTCGTTCTGGCATATCTTCCCTGAAGATATCGTGAAACTCGACCCGCAAGACCGCGATAATCCGATCTGGAACGAAGACGCCAAAGGCGCGCCGGATCATTGATGCCTGACGACTGACGCGTCGAGCGTGGGGGTTAAGCGGCGGCGACCCGCGGATGAAGGGGTCCGCCGGCCGCCGCCAACTGGTTTCCATGACATGAAACTTGGGATTTCATATGACCGGGGAACCACCGCCGGCCACGGTTCCCAACATAACATAGTTCTGCTTCCCAAGCATATCCATGAGGTAAGTGTCTTGTCACACACTCCGCATCGAGCGGCTAACTATACAAGACTCAATGCGGTTGACATTATGCATCGGCGCTGCCGCAATGCTTTCATCACCCTGTTTCAGGGTCAGTTCGCCGAAGGATTTGTAATTTTGGGATTTTGCGAAGCAGGAATCGGACGGTCGGCCCTGCCGCGGCCAGACCGCCGGCGGGTGGCCTCGTCCAGTCGCAGGCACAGCAGGAATGCCAGAATCGCGACGTACAAGGCCGGCCCCGATGTGTCCCGTTTTACCAACCAGAAATAATGGAATACGCCGGCCGCTGCGGCGACATATGCCCACCGGTGTAGCCGACGCCAGTTGCCGCGGCCGAGACGCTGGGCCATGGCTTGGCTGGACGTGGCAGCCAAGGGAATCAATATCAGAAAGCTCCCCATGCCGGCGGCAATGTGCGGGCGACGGACAAGGTCCCGCCAGATTTCGCCTCCATCGAAAAGCTGATCGAACACCAGATAAGTCAAGGCATGCAGGCAGGCGTAGAAGAAAGCGAGCAGGGCGGCCGTACGGCGCAGGCGAATAAGCCAAGGTCCGCCAAGGAGTCTGCTCAGCGGCGTGATGGCGAGGGTGGCCAGCAGTAGCCTCAGTGCCCAAAGGCCGCTGCTGTGGGAAATGGTCTCCACGGGATTTGCGCCAAGGCCATGGTTGAAGGCGCCCAGCGTCAGATGGAGGAACGGTGCGACGCCTGCGAGGATGAGTCCTTGGTTCAGTAACCGGATCGCGGGTTCGGACGGGTTCTTCATGAGGGGAGAGGCGTTTCGTCTGGAAAAAGGTGGCGGGGAGGGGTGTCTTGCGTGCCCGGCAAGTTCCGGCGGTGGCTGAGGGATGTCGCATGGTTGAGTACGGCGCTCGGTTATTTTCTGTCGGCTTTCTTCATTTTGCAAAACGGCTCCCTCGTTCCCCGAAGGCGGGAACCCTTTACCCCGGATAGGTTTTCCGAGGGCGTCTGGCTACAATGCCGGGGCGCGCCGCCAACGGAAGGGCCGGCTCGGGTCGGAACTTGCGGGCGAGGGGTGCGCGATTCCCCACATTACCCATTCAACAAGGAACATCAAATGTACACTGCACGATACCTGTTCGCCGGCCTGCTGCTGGCGGCGTTCATGACGCAGCCCGCTTGCGCGGCGAAGAAGGCCGAAACCAAGGCAAGCCCGCCCCCCGAGCAGACCCAGGCCGATGACCTCGTGGCGACTTTCAAGACCGGCTGCAAGGCCGAGCTGGACAAATTCTGCAAGGATGTCATGCCCGGCGACGGCCGTCAGCTGGCTTGCCTCTATGCCTATCAGGACAAGCTTTCGACGCGCTGCGAGTACGCCATTTATGATGCGGCCGCCCAGCTCCAGCGCGAAGTCAATGCCTTGAGCTACGTTGCGGCGGAATGCGACGACGATCTGGAGAAGTACTGCGCCAACGTCGAGCCCGGCGAGGGGCGGCTGTTGGCCTGCCTGGAAAAGAACGAAGCCAAGGTCAGCTCGCGATGCGAGCAGGCGATCGAGGACACTGGGCTGAACAAGGTCAAATAACCGGTTGATCCGGCCTGTATCGGCGCAGAGGCATCCGCCGCGCCGATACGGGATTCGCCGGGAAACTACGACGCTGGTGTCTCGATTTCGTCGGATTCGATAGCGTCCCGTCGAATCAATGACTTGCGAGGATGTTCTGCAGGAGGCACACAGAATTATCCACAGATTCTGTGGATAAGCCGGTCGGGAGCGTTTCTGGTACGATAGCGCGCCTCGAATCGGGCCCGGAACATGCGGATTGCGTTAGGCATAGAATATGACGGCAGCGGATTTGCCGGCTGGCAACGGCAGAGCGGTAAGCGCACCATCCAGTCCGTGGTCGAGCAGGCTTTGAGCCGCGTCGCCGATGCTCCGATCCGGGTGGTCTGCGCGGGCCGTACCGACGCAGGTGTCCATGCCATCGAGCAGGTGGTGCATTTCGATACCGAAAGCCGGCGCAGCGAGCGCTCCTGGCTGCTGGGCGCCAATACCGCACTGCCGGACGATGTGCGGATTTTATGGGTGCGGGAGATCGAGCCCCGGTTTCACGCACGGTTGAGCGCGATCGCCCGCTATTACCGCTACGAGATACTGAACCGCCCCATGCGTTCCGCTTTGCGGCCCCGCCAGCTCACCTGGTGCCACGCGCCGCTGGATGTCGAACGAATGCGGGAGGGGGCGGTCCACCTGATCGGTGAACATGATTTCTCCTCCTTTCGCGCCCAGCAGTGCCAGTCCCGCAGTCCATTCCGCCGGGTGCATTTCCTGCACGTGCGCCGGGAAGGCGAAAGGGTGGTCATGGAAATTGCCGCCAACGCCTTCGTGCACCACATGGTGCGCAACATCGCCGGGGTGCTCATGGCGGTGGGAGCGGGCAAGCATGACCCCGCCTGGGTCGGCGAGCTTCTGTCCATGCGGGACCGCGCCCAGGGCGGCGTCACCGCCCCGCCGGACGGGCTGTATCTGGGAGGGGTGTGCTATCCGGAGGAGTTCGGATTGGCGCGCGATACCGTTTTCGAACATCTGCCGGCGGATGCCCGCCGCTACGAGCCGGATGACGAATCATGATGTCGGCGTATCTCTCACGGCGAACTCGGGTTAAAATTTGCGGTTTCACGCAGGCCGAGGACGCAGCTTGCGCGGTGGCTCTCGGCGCCGATGCGCTGGGCCTGGTGTTCCACGGTCCCAGCCCGCGCAACGTGAGCGTCGCCCAGGCGGGGGCCATCGCCTCGGCCGTGCCGGCATTCGTCACGGTGGTGGGCCTCTTCGTGGATGCCGACCAGGCGTGGGTCCGGGAAATCTGCGGTTCCGTGCGGATCGATCTGCTGCAGTTTCACGGCGAAGAATCCCCTGAGTATTGCGCTGGCTTCGGCCGGCCCTACATCAAGGCCTTGCGGATGAAGCCAGGTGTCGACGTCGGGACCGAAGCGCGCCGGTACGCCGGTGCCGCCGGCCTGCTGCTGGATGCCTACCAGCCGGGGGAGCCCGGCGGGACCGGCATGACGTTCGACTGGGGGCGGGCCGAGGCCGTTTGCGCGCTGCCGCTGATTCTGGCGGGCGGGCTCACCCCGGCCAATGTGAAAGAGGCTCTGGAAACGGCAAGGCCCTATGCCGTCGACGTATCGAGCGGCGTGGAGGGCGAGCGGAAGGGAATGAAGGACCACGACAAAATGGCGGCGTTTTTACGTGAGGTGTACGAATTTGACCATGCAAGACGAGATTCAGCCCTATAACCTGCCGGATGACCGGGGCCATTTCGGACCCTACGGCGGCATTTTCGTCGCCGAGACGCTGATGGCGCCGTTGGACGAACTGCGCGACGCCTATCATCGCTACATGAAGGACCCGGCGTTTCTCGCCGAGCTGGATCACGATTTGAACCATTACGTCGGCCGCCCTTCGCCGATCTACCACGCCGAGCGCCTGAGCCGCGTACTGGGCGGCGCGCAGATCTATTTCAAGCGCGAAGACCTCAACCACACCGGCGCGCACAAGGTCAACAACACCGTCGGCCAAGCCCTGCTGGCCAAGCGCATGGGCAAGCGGCGGGTGATCGCCGAAACCGGTGCCGGCCAGCACGGCGTCGCCACCGCCACCGTGGCCGCACGCCTGGGGATGGAATGCGTGGTTTACATGGGAGCGGTCGACGTTCAGCGTCAGGCCCTCAACGTGTTCCGGATGAAGCTGCTCGGCGCCACCGTGGTGGCGGTCGAATCGGGCTCCCAAACCCTGAAGGATGCTTTGAACGAAGCCATGCGCGATTGGGTCACCAACGTCGACGAGACCTTCTACATCATCGGCACGGTGGCCGGCCCCCATCCCTATCCCGCCATGGTGCGCGACTTCCAGGCCGTGATCGGGCGCGAGGCCCGCAGCCAGATGCTGGACCTGGCCGGGCGCCTTCCCGACGCCCTGGTCGCCTGCGTGGGTGGAGGGTCCAACGCGATCGGCCTGTTCTACCCCTTCGTCGACGACCGCGAGGTTGCCATGTACGGGGTGGAGGCTGCCGGCGACGGCATCGAAACCGGCCGCCATTCGGCGCCGCTGAGCGCGGGCCGTCCCGGCGTATTGCACGGCAACCGGACCTATCTGATGGAAGACGACGACGGCGAGATCATCGAGACCCACTCCATCTCCGCCGGCCTGGACTACCCCGGCGTCGGCCCGGAACACGCCTGGCTCAAGGATTCCGGCCGCGCGACCTATGTCAGCGCCACCGACGAGGAGGCGCTGGAGGCGTTCCACACCCTGACCCGGCTGGAGGGCATCATCCCGGCGCTGGAGTCCAGCCATGCCGTCGCCTATGCCCTCAAGCTGGCGCCGACCCTGAGTCCCGACAAGATCGTCCTGGTCAACCTGTCCGGCCGCGGCGACAAGGACATCAACACCATCGCCAGCCGGGAGGGCATCGTCCTGTGAGCCGTCTGACCTCGACGTTCCAAGCGCTGCGCCAGGACGGGCGCAAGGCCCTGATCCCCTTCATCACCGCGGGCGACCCGGAACCCGGCTTCACCTTGCCGGCCATGCACGCCATGGTCGAAGCCGGGGCCGACATCATCGAGCTGGGCGTGCCGTTTTCCGATCCCATGGCCGATGGCCCGGTGATCCAGAAAGCCAGCGAGCGGGCTCTTGTCCATCACATGAGCCTGCGCAAGACGCTCGACATGGTGGCCGAGTTCCGCCGCACCGACCAGGCGACGCCCATCGTGCTGATGGGCTATCTCAATCCCGTCGAATGCATGGGTTACCAAGCCTTCGCCGACCGCGCCAAGGCGGCCGGCGTCGACGGCGTGCTGACCGTCGACATGCCGCCGGAAGAGGCGGGCGAGTTCGTGCCGATGCTGCATGCGGCCGGAGTCGACCCGATTTTCCTGCTGGCGCCCAACAGCTCCGACGCGCGGATCGAGCGCATGGCGGCGCTGGGGCGCGGCTATCTGTATTATGTGTCCCTCAAGGGGGTGACCGGGGCCTCGCATCTCGACCTCGGCGAGGTCGAAAGCAGGATCGCCCATATCAAGTCGCTGACCGACCTGCCCGTCGGAGTCGGGTTCGGTGTCAAGAACGCCGAAACTGCGGCGGCCATAGGCCGGTTTGCCGATGCCGTGGTGGTGGGCAGCGCCCTGGTGGAAAAGATCGCGGCGGCTCAGGACAGGCCCGAACAGGCGCGCAAGGAGATCGTCGACTTGCTCGCCGCCATGCGGCGGGCGCTGGATGCCTGAATCCGAGAGAAATCATGACCTTGAGCTGGTTCCATAAACTCGTTCCTTCCAAGATCCGCACCGAGGCTTCGACCAAGGGCACCGTGCCCGAGGGGCTGTGGTGCAAATGTCCGAATTGCAACGCCATCCTTTACAGGTCGGAAGTCGAACGCAATCTCGAAGTGTGCCCGAAGTGCTCGCATCACATGCGC from Methylococcus geothermalis encodes:
- a CDS encoding transposase, translated to MSARGDFPFMVHEDTVTAVVFREFLERLMAGAKPPIVLVIDGHPIPDAKRVKEYVDQQRGKFKLIDLPPHSPRLDPDEQE
- a CDS encoding protein-methionine-sulfoxide reductase heme-binding subunit MsrQ, producing MKNPSEPAIRLLNQGLILAGVAPFLHLTLGAFNHGLGANPVETISHSSGLWALRLLLATLAITPLSRLLGGPWLIRLRRTAALLAFFYACLHALTYLVFDQLFDGGEIWRDLVRRPHIAAGMGSFLILIPLAATSSQAMAQRLGRGNWRRLHRWAYVAAAAGVFHYFWLVKRDTSGPALYVAILAFLLCLRLDEATRRRSGRGRADRPIPASQNPKITNPSAN
- a CDS encoding cysteine rich repeat-containing protein, which produces MYTARYLFAGLLLAAFMTQPACAAKKAETKASPPPEQTQADDLVATFKTGCKAELDKFCKDVMPGDGRQLACLYAYQDKLSTRCEYAIYDAAAQLQREVNALSYVAAECDDDLEKYCANVEPGEGRLLACLEKNEAKVSSRCEQAIEDTGLNKVK
- the truA gene encoding tRNA pseudouridine(38-40) synthase TruA, which encodes MRIALGIEYDGSGFAGWQRQSGKRTIQSVVEQALSRVADAPIRVVCAGRTDAGVHAIEQVVHFDTESRRSERSWLLGANTALPDDVRILWVREIEPRFHARLSAIARYYRYEILNRPMRSALRPRQLTWCHAPLDVERMREGAVHLIGEHDFSSFRAQQCQSRSPFRRVHFLHVRREGERVVMEIAANAFVHHMVRNIAGVLMAVGAGKHDPAWVGELLSMRDRAQGGVTAPPDGLYLGGVCYPEEFGLARDTVFEHLPADARRYEPDDES
- a CDS encoding phosphoribosylanthranilate isomerase; its protein translation is MMSAYLSRRTRVKICGFTQAEDAACAVALGADALGLVFHGPSPRNVSVAQAGAIASAVPAFVTVVGLFVDADQAWVREICGSVRIDLLQFHGEESPEYCAGFGRPYIKALRMKPGVDVGTEARRYAGAAGLLLDAYQPGEPGGTGMTFDWGRAEAVCALPLILAGGLTPANVKEALETARPYAVDVSSGVEGERKGMKDHDKMAAFLREVYEFDHARRDSAL
- the trpB gene encoding tryptophan synthase subunit beta; this encodes MQDEIQPYNLPDDRGHFGPYGGIFVAETLMAPLDELRDAYHRYMKDPAFLAELDHDLNHYVGRPSPIYHAERLSRVLGGAQIYFKREDLNHTGAHKVNNTVGQALLAKRMGKRRVIAETGAGQHGVATATVAARLGMECVVYMGAVDVQRQALNVFRMKLLGATVVAVESGSQTLKDALNEAMRDWVTNVDETFYIIGTVAGPHPYPAMVRDFQAVIGREARSQMLDLAGRLPDALVACVGGGSNAIGLFYPFVDDREVAMYGVEAAGDGIETGRHSAPLSAGRPGVLHGNRTYLMEDDDGEIIETHSISAGLDYPGVGPEHAWLKDSGRATYVSATDEEALEAFHTLTRLEGIIPALESSHAVAYALKLAPTLSPDKIVLVNLSGRGDKDINTIASREGIVL
- the trpA gene encoding tryptophan synthase subunit alpha, whose translation is MSRLTSTFQALRQDGRKALIPFITAGDPEPGFTLPAMHAMVEAGADIIELGVPFSDPMADGPVIQKASERALVHHMSLRKTLDMVAEFRRTDQATPIVLMGYLNPVECMGYQAFADRAKAAGVDGVLTVDMPPEEAGEFVPMLHAAGVDPIFLLAPNSSDARIERMAALGRGYLYYVSLKGVTGASHLDLGEVESRIAHIKSLTDLPVGVGFGVKNAETAAAIGRFADAVVVGSALVEKIAAAQDRPEQARKEIVDLLAAMRRALDA